A single window of Candidatus Methylomirabilota bacterium DNA harbors:
- a CDS encoding CBS domain-containing protein, with the protein VEKCMQRRPVTVSPQDTLRGAWQIIRERRVRHLPVVERGRLVGIVTDRDLRQALPSRAVGLEMHEAPHLAEKVRIWEVMARAVVTISREAPIEEAARLLLKYRIGGLPVLKGETLVGIITKTDLLRALLSESGGSQRPASRQRVRTTQRKSATR; encoded by the coding sequence GTTGAGAAATGCATGCAGCGGAGACCGGTGACTGTTTCCCCCCAGGACACCCTGCGAGGAGCCTGGCAGATCATACGAGAGCGCCGGGTCCGGCACCTGCCGGTCGTGGAACGGGGTCGTCTCGTGGGCATTGTCACCGACCGGGACTTGAGACAGGCGCTCCCCTCCCGGGCGGTGGGTCTTGAGATGCACGAGGCCCCTCATCTCGCCGAAAAAGTCCGTATTTGGGAGGTGATGGCCCGGGCGGTGGTGACCATCAGTCGAGAAGCGCCTATCGAGGAGGCGGCTCGCCTCCTCTTGAAATACCGGATCGGGGGGCTTCCGGTCTTGAAAGGGGAAACCCTCGTCGGCATTATTACGAAGACTGACCTGCTGCGAGCTCTCCTGAGCGAGTCGGGTGGCAGCCAGCGGCCAGCCTCCCGACAGAGAGTCCGGACAACCCAACGAAAGTCGGCGACCCGGTAA
- a CDS encoding ubiquinol-cytochrome c reductase iron-sulfur subunit, whose product MARDTQIDIEEESDATTWSRRDFLSLTAWGGVLAFLSTMAVGFMRFMFPRVLFEPDPRFNAGRPDTFQPGTVDTRFKQSQRVWIVRYEDGSFFAMLAICTHLGCTPNWIPVDRKYKCPCHGSGYYISGFNYEGPAPRPMDRVKITFSPEGDLLVDKSVLYSMKPGQDPDEQYPDSLLRI is encoded by the coding sequence ATGGCCAGAGATACACAGATCGACATCGAAGAGGAAAGCGACGCGACGACCTGGTCCCGGAGGGACTTCTTATCTCTGACGGCTTGGGGCGGGGTGTTGGCCTTTCTTTCCACGATGGCGGTGGGTTTCATGCGCTTCATGTTCCCCCGGGTCCTTTTCGAGCCGGACCCTCGCTTCAATGCCGGTCGGCCAGATACGTTCCAACCGGGGACGGTCGATACGCGGTTCAAGCAATCTCAGCGGGTCTGGATCGTCCGATACGAGGATGGGAGCTTTTTCGCGATGCTAGCGATTTGCACCCACCTCGGGTGCACTCCAAACTGGATACCGGTAGACCGCAAATACAAGTGCCCCTGTCACGGCAGTGGCTATTATATCAGTGGTTTTAACTATGAGGGGCCAGCTCCCCGACCCATGGACCGCGTGAAAATCACGTTTAGTCCCGAGGGAGATCTGTTAGTCGACAAGTCGGTCTTGTATAGCATGAAGCCGGGGCAGGATCCGGACGAACAATACCCGGACAGTCTCTTAAGGATTTAG
- a CDS encoding cytochrome b N-terminal domain-containing protein, which produces MINLKDLKKTILESQVWRAMFRHDYADTPRNRTLQIMTNVWMHLHPPKIRRHAIRVRFTWCMGGITFLLFLVLVVTGVVLMFYYRPVAEYAYADMKYLQFDVPFGMVLRNMHRWAAHGMVLTVWLHMFRVFMTGSYKSPREFNWVVGVVLLTLTLLLSFTGYLLPWDQLSIWAVTVGTNMARATPLLGHEGPFAQVVGVTPRYDARAFLLGGTIVGPPTLLRFYVLHCIFLPILASLLMILHFWRIRKDGGISGPV; this is translated from the coding sequence ATGATCAACTTGAAGGACTTGAAAAAGACAATCCTGGAATCCCAGGTCTGGCGTGCCATGTTCCGCCACGATTACGCCGACACCCCGCGGAACCGGACGTTACAGATCATGACGAACGTCTGGATGCATCTCCATCCGCCGAAAATCCGGCGCCATGCCATCCGCGTCCGGTTTACCTGGTGCATGGGGGGCATTACGTTTCTCCTCTTCCTGGTCCTCGTGGTGACTGGGGTCGTCCTGATGTTCTATTACCGGCCGGTGGCCGAGTATGCGTACGCCGACATGAAGTATCTGCAGTTCGACGTCCCCTTCGGCATGGTCCTGCGCAACATGCATCGGTGGGCGGCCCACGGCATGGTCCTCACCGTATGGCTGCACATGTTTCGGGTCTTTATGACCGGTTCCTACAAGTCTCCGCGGGAGTTCAACTGGGTGGTGGGCGTCGTCCTCCTCACGCTGACGCTGCTCCTGTCCTTCACCGGGTACCTGCTCCCCTGGGACCAGCTGTCAATCTGGGCAGTCACCGTGGGGACCAACATGGCCCGGGCGACGCCGCTGTTGGGTCACGAGGGTCCCTTCGCCCAGGTCGTCGGCGTGACACCACGGTACGATGCCCGAGCCTTTCTCCTGGGCGGGACGATCGTGGGCCCCCCGACCTTGCTCCGGTTTTATGTGTTGCATTGTATCTTTCTCCCCATCCTGGCCAGTCTGCTGATGATCCTCCACTTCTGGCGGATTCGCAAGGATGGCGGGATCTCGGGACCCGTGTAG
- a CDS encoding cytochrome C produces MAEVPGRAAAVAEKAKAAPQKPKIKPIEDKIHCWPYLVRSEFVCSIIIMAVLMVWSIYINAPMEEPANPTNTPNPSKAPWYFLGLQEMLVYFDPWMAGVVLPTLIIVGLMVIPFIDINPKGNGYYTFRERKFAVSVFLIGFLVLWISLIVTGVFLRGPGWNLFWPWEVWDPHKVVALTNVDLPYWGPFKYLGNPKIFGVELVGLTAITLYFSLGVAFWFWKSKTSPILQELGPIRYGIVAFLFFTMMGLPIKMFLRIAFNIKYIWVTPWFNI; encoded by the coding sequence ATGGCAGAGGTGCCGGGACGGGCGGCGGCGGTGGCCGAGAAGGCCAAGGCAGCGCCCCAGAAGCCCAAGATAAAGCCGATTGAAGATAAGATTCACTGCTGGCCCTATCTCGTCCGGTCAGAGTTTGTCTGTTCCATAATCATCATGGCCGTGCTCATGGTGTGGTCTATCTACATCAACGCCCCGATGGAGGAGCCGGCCAACCCTACCAACACTCCCAACCCGTCCAAGGCACCGTGGTACTTCCTGGGCCTGCAGGAGATGCTCGTCTACTTCGACCCATGGATGGCTGGGGTGGTACTTCCTACCCTCATCATCGTCGGGCTCATGGTCATCCCGTTCATCGACATCAATCCAAAGGGGAACGGCTATTACACCTTCAGGGAGCGGAAGTTTGCGGTGAGCGTGTTTCTCATCGGGTTCCTGGTCCTCTGGATCAGCCTGATCGTGACGGGGGTCTTCCTGAGGGGCCCGGGATGGAACCTCTTTTGGCCGTGGGAGGTGTGGGATCCCCACAAGGTGGTCGCCCTGACGAATGTCGATCTGCCGTACTGGGGACCCTTCAAGTATCTGGGGAATCCCAAGATCTTTGGTGTGGAGCTGGTGGGACTTACGGCCATCACCCTCTATTTTTCGCTGGGGGTGGCTTTCTGGTTCTGGAAGAGCAAGACGAGTCCGATCTTGCAGGAACTGGGACCTATCCGGTACGGGATCGTCGCTTTCCTGTTTTTCACGATGATGGGGCTCCCCATCAAGATGTTTTTGCGGATCGCCTTCAATATCAAGTACATCTGGGTGACCCCCTGGTTTAATATCTGA
- a CDS encoding c-type cytochrome — protein MPRRKFVPDEKRSLRWIFFASSMVLVGTTVWALWDESVSRRPWIKYQTEFKQLEYGLVLKELEQARAQLNQPEIQAKLQKLRETLRWAEEAKKGPDYQAAVREVERRKATYRDINQELRFTRSELDEVYYWFDKARHEGKNPSAEEAEVRRLQEREHALEPQADAEKKALNEAKQRLKTFDRRIQEVRDKIKEITAKSVRLEERLEAVRSRPLVIKQVVVDGLDKNEFDVFVLRVDRCETCHLGIDRAGFEEAPPPFQTHPKREAILGKHPVSRFGCSVCHEGQGPALDYEKLVDGRIPDTPHGFGREYGGSRHILWDFPLLRGKLVQASCRKCHEDRTEFVTALKRGGGEDAQVKWVDLAPTLTKGIAMFEILGCHGCHPAEGFRGLPKVGPELTRIANKVEPAWLIQWIQNPQSYLRHTRMPYFGLSKEHATAIAAYLLDQSTPDPPVAGRFNPNASPEKGKEIFERVGCLGCHAMRAVYEEKGPRTFTVGKLIGRDFAPDLSNVAMKIKDPEWIFRWLKNPKAIRPRTPMPSLRLSDEEASALTAFLMTRGERQESPPALLAELKTRERIEEGSALIGLRGCFGCHEIRGFETATQIAPEISNFGHKRLLQLSFGDAVEVHHTWEEWTFWKLKNPQIYTTEREQLRMPNFGFTDEEVKTLRALLRSFVDTEVPNRFREEETVHRMAIAKGRRLVRSFNCVGCHIIEGSGGDIRVRYEGRLNEAPPPLVLRKGTLSEGDKVQAKWLFEFLHRPHPIRPWLQIRMPTFGLRDSHVAALAGYFVALAGLEVPFEFVPPVEELRPKMVEAGRILASEEYFSCGSCHVQGDKKPEGPPEGWAPDFSLAHRRLRPAWVGTWLNDPQKVQPGTKMPSYFLDEDSGPDDILGGDEQKQIVALQEYLLSLGKR, from the coding sequence ATGCCACGGCGGAAGTTTGTCCCCGACGAAAAAAGATCCCTTCGGTGGATCTTCTTCGCCTCGAGCATGGTCCTCGTCGGGACGACCGTATGGGCCCTGTGGGATGAATCGGTCTCCCGTCGGCCCTGGATCAAATACCAGACCGAGTTCAAGCAACTCGAATACGGTTTGGTCCTGAAGGAATTGGAGCAGGCCCGGGCGCAACTGAATCAGCCCGAGATACAGGCAAAGCTCCAGAAACTGCGAGAAACGTTGCGATGGGCCGAGGAGGCCAAAAAGGGACCGGACTATCAGGCAGCCGTGAGGGAGGTCGAGCGGCGGAAGGCGACATATCGGGACATCAATCAGGAGCTCCGATTTACTCGGAGCGAGCTCGACGAGGTCTACTACTGGTTCGATAAGGCAAGGCATGAGGGGAAGAACCCCAGCGCCGAAGAGGCCGAGGTGAGGCGTCTGCAGGAGCGGGAACACGCACTGGAACCGCAGGCAGATGCCGAGAAGAAGGCCCTGAACGAAGCCAAGCAACGGCTGAAGACGTTTGACCGACGCATCCAGGAGGTGCGGGACAAGATCAAGGAGATTACGGCAAAGAGCGTGCGCCTGGAAGAGCGGCTGGAGGCGGTCCGGAGTCGGCCCTTGGTCATCAAACAGGTGGTGGTTGACGGCCTGGATAAGAACGAATTTGATGTCTTCGTCCTACGCGTGGACCGATGCGAGACCTGTCATCTGGGGATAGACCGTGCCGGTTTCGAGGAAGCCCCTCCGCCTTTTCAGACCCACCCAAAGCGCGAGGCGATCCTGGGCAAGCACCCCGTGAGTCGGTTCGGCTGCTCCGTCTGCCATGAAGGACAGGGGCCGGCCCTCGATTATGAGAAGCTGGTGGACGGCCGAATTCCCGACACGCCCCATGGCTTTGGCAGGGAATACGGCGGCAGTCGCCACATCCTGTGGGATTTCCCGCTGCTCCGTGGAAAGCTGGTGCAGGCCTCATGTCGCAAGTGCCACGAGGACCGGACCGAGTTCGTCACTGCTCTGAAGAGAGGTGGGGGCGAGGACGCCCAGGTGAAGTGGGTTGACCTGGCCCCCACTTTGACCAAGGGGATAGCGATGTTCGAGATCCTAGGATGCCATGGGTGCCACCCCGCCGAAGGCTTCAGAGGCCTGCCCAAGGTGGGCCCGGAGCTCACGCGGATCGCCAACAAGGTGGAACCGGCATGGCTGATCCAATGGATTCAGAATCCTCAATCGTATCTCCGCCATACCCGAATGCCGTATTTCGGCCTTTCCAAAGAACACGCGACCGCCATCGCTGCCTATCTCTTGGACCAGTCAACGCCGGATCCGCCTGTGGCGGGTCGCTTTAACCCGAACGCGTCCCCGGAAAAGGGGAAGGAGATCTTTGAGCGGGTCGGGTGCCTCGGGTGTCACGCCATGCGGGCGGTGTACGAAGAGAAGGGTCCCCGGACCTTTACGGTCGGGAAACTGATCGGCCGGGACTTCGCACCCGATCTCAGCAACGTGGCCATGAAGATCAAAGATCCGGAGTGGATCTTTCGCTGGCTGAAAAACCCCAAGGCGATCCGCCCCCGTACTCCGATGCCGAGCCTACGGCTCAGCGATGAAGAGGCAAGCGCATTGACGGCCTTCCTGATGACACGGGGAGAGCGGCAGGAGTCGCCGCCGGCCCTTTTGGCAGAGCTGAAGACAAGGGAGCGGATCGAGGAGGGGAGTGCACTTATCGGGCTGCGGGGCTGCTTCGGGTGTCACGAGATCCGGGGCTTTGAAACCGCGACCCAGATTGCACCGGAGATCAGCAATTTCGGCCACAAGCGTCTGCTCCAGCTGTCCTTTGGCGATGCCGTGGAGGTCCATCACACCTGGGAAGAATGGACCTTCTGGAAGCTCAAGAATCCGCAGATCTACACGACGGAGCGGGAGCAACTACGCATGCCGAATTTCGGATTCACCGATGAGGAGGTCAAGACACTCCGGGCCCTCCTGAGGAGCTTTGTCGATACCGAGGTTCCCAACCGGTTTCGTGAGGAGGAAACCGTCCATCGGATGGCCATTGCCAAGGGACGGCGCCTGGTCCGGAGCTTTAACTGCGTGGGATGCCACATTATCGAGGGGAGTGGGGGGGATATCCGGGTGCGATATGAGGGGCGACTGAATGAAGCACCGCCTCCCCTCGTCTTACGAAAAGGAACCCTCAGTGAGGGGGACAAGGTCCAGGCCAAGTGGCTGTTTGAGTTTCTGCATCGGCCACACCCCATCAGGCCTTGGTTGCAGATTCGGATGCCGACGTTCGGTCTCAGAGACAGCCACGTGGCGGCGCTCGCCGGCTACTTCGTAGCTCTGGCGGGGCTCGAGGTCCCCTTTGAGTTCGTCCCCCCGGTGGAGGAGCTGAGGCCCAAGATGGTTGAGGCCGGTCGAATCCTCGCGTCGGAGGAGTACTTCTCCTGCGGGAGCTGTCATGTGCAGGGGGACAAGAAGCCGGAGGGGCCTCCGGAAGGGTGGGCGCCTGACTTTTCCCTGGCGCACCGTCGTCTCCGGCCGGCATGGGTTGGGACCTGGCTCAACGATCCGCAAAAAGTCCAACCCGGGACCAAGATGCCGAGCTACTTCTTGGACGAGGATTCTGGACCGGACGACATCCTCGGAGGTGATGAGCAAAAGCAGATCGTGGCCTTGCAGGAGTATCTGTTGAGCCTCGGAAAGCGGTAA
- a CDS encoding carboxypeptidase regulatory-like domain-containing protein — MRKTVTIFILAGFMLGLWALANAPAADAAGGTITGVVKFAGTPPPLKEIPPTKDKRVCGKAPIYDQSLVVDKGTKGIQWAVVSVQGAKGKWNGKGATLDQKGCTFRPHVLVTPPGKITVLNSDRILHNFHSYSKVNPALNRAQPGFRKKMKVEFKKPELIKVTCDAHSWMNGWIVVTDDPYVAVTDEKGNFKIENVPSGTYTLEVWQESLGTTTQQVTVKDGQTAKVTFTLKKK; from the coding sequence ATGCGAAAGACTGTAACGATTTTCATCCTAGCAGGTTTCATGCTCGGGCTGTGGGCCTTGGCGAACGCTCCCGCCGCCGATGCCGCCGGTGGGACGATTACGGGCGTGGTGAAGTTCGCTGGCACGCCGCCCCCTCTCAAGGAGATTCCACCCACCAAGGACAAGCGAGTCTGCGGCAAGGCCCCCATTTATGATCAGAGCCTTGTGGTGGACAAGGGGACGAAGGGGATCCAATGGGCCGTGGTCTCGGTGCAGGGGGCGAAAGGGAAGTGGAATGGCAAAGGGGCGACTCTTGATCAGAAGGGCTGTACGTTTCGCCCGCACGTCCTGGTCACACCACCCGGCAAGATTACGGTCCTGAACAGTGACCGCATCCTGCACAACTTCCACAGCTATAGCAAGGTGAACCCCGCCCTCAACCGGGCCCAGCCCGGCTTCCGGAAGAAGATGAAAGTGGAGTTCAAGAAGCCCGAGCTTATCAAGGTGACGTGCGACGCACATTCCTGGATGAACGGGTGGATTGTCGTGACGGACGATCCCTATGTGGCCGTCACCGACGAAAAGGGCAACTTCAAGATCGAAAATGTGCCATCGGGCACGTACACCCTGGAAGTCTGGCAAGAGAGCCTCGGAACAACAACGCAGCAGGTGACGGTGAAAGACGGCCAGACAGCCAAAGTTACGTTCACGCTGAAGAAAAAGTAA
- the coxB gene encoding cytochrome c oxidase subunit II has product MLEYLKLETWLPENVSTYGAEIDFLFYIIYYITGVAFLLVAAVMVAFIILYRHREGRRARYVHGNTALEIAWTVGTALIVIVLGIMSRPLWARIKQQVPPSNIQVRVTAKQFNWEILYPGPDGTFDTADDVQMDNELYVPVNRVVQVFLTSKDVIHSFFLPNLRLKQDAVPGRTIQAWFEATKPGVYEIPCAELCGFGHSGMLGYLTVYSAEDYKKWVKEQWPPS; this is encoded by the coding sequence ATGTTAGAATACCTGAAGTTAGAAACGTGGCTTCCGGAAAACGTCTCCACTTACGGGGCGGAGATCGATTTTCTCTTTTATATCATCTATTACATCACCGGGGTGGCCTTCCTCCTGGTGGCGGCAGTAATGGTGGCGTTCATTATCTTGTACCGTCACCGTGAAGGCCGCCGGGCAAGGTACGTGCATGGGAATACTGCTCTCGAAATCGCCTGGACAGTAGGGACCGCCCTCATCGTCATCGTCCTTGGCATCATGAGCAGACCATTATGGGCGAGAATCAAACAACAAGTCCCGCCGAGTAATATTCAGGTCCGTGTCACCGCGAAGCAGTTCAACTGGGAGATCCTGTATCCTGGCCCCGATGGGACGTTCGACACAGCGGATGATGTGCAGATGGACAACGAGCTCTACGTCCCGGTCAATAGGGTTGTACAGGTATTCCTGACCTCGAAGGACGTCATTCACAGTTTTTTTCTCCCGAATCTTCGGCTGAAACAGGATGCCGTGCCGGGACGCACGATCCAGGCCTGGTTCGAGGCGACCAAGCCCGGGGTGTACGAGATCCCCTGCGCCGAGCTGTGCGGGTTTGGACACTCCGGGATGCTCGGTTATCTGACCGTCTACTCCGCCGAGGACTACAAGAAGTGGGTGAAGGAGCAATGGCCTCCGTCCTGA